CGGGCGCGGTAGGTCGAAGCAGCCGAGGGCGTCGCGGCCAGCATGAAGAGGGCCGGGATGACGCCGGCCCGGAGCGCTCGCCTCGAGCCTCGTGAAGGCAAAAGCCTTTTCTTCAAGCTATTTAGACCCGACATCCTAAAGTTGAATTTTAGACTCTGCGGCGGTACGCGGGCAAATCGACATGCCAACAGTCCCGCAGCGTAGTTCGGCTGTCAGAATCAGGAGTCTTGACCAGAGCCTCCGTAGGTGAACGAATTCTGCGCCATCCTCTAGCGGCGCTTGTTGCCGGCCGAGCTGGCCGCTCCGGCCATCCGGCCTGCCATGCCGTCGGCGGCATCGTTCGAGACGCGGTCCTGTCCGTCGATACGATCGACCTGGATATCACGGTCGCGAGCCAAGGAGGTGCCCTGGCCAGCTCGCTCGCGGAGGAGAGCACCGGCACCTGCATCGCCCTCGGGGGTGATCGGTTCTCTTCCTACCGCGTGGTCGCAGGAGACTTCCAAGTCGACGTCTGGGACCGCGCGGGCGGAGGCTTGGTTGCCGACCTCGAACGCCGGGACCTGACCATCAACTCCATCGCTTGGGGCTTCGAGGACGGGAAGCTGCACGACCCGTTCGCCGGCCTCTCGGATCTTGCCGAACGGATGCTACGAGCCACGAAGGGCGATTGCTTCGAGCGCGACCCGTTGCGGGTGCTTCGCCTGGCTCGCTTTCACACGTTTCTCGACGGCTTCAAAATCGACTCGACCACCGCGAATGCGGCGCGAGACGCCGCGGTGCGGCTCGAGCGAACCGCCGTCGAACGAGTTCGAGACGAATTGCACAGGACCCTTGCGGCGGACTCGACACACCTGGCCTTGGGATCGTTGAGCGAGCTGGGAGCGCTCGCGGTTCTGGTGCCGGAGACCGCCGATCCGAGCGCTTCCGCCAGTCTCCTCGAGAGCGCCGGCCGACTGGATCAATACCTCACGTTGCTCGCGGCCGAGCTCTCCGAGAGGGAGTGGAGACGGGAAGACCGACGAGTGGCGGCGATCTCGCTGCTACTGGCCCACCAGAGCGACGGACTGTCGATCACCGCGACCACCGGCCTCGAGAGGCGAGGCCTGACGACCCGAAAGACCCTCCGAGCGGCAATCCGGCTCCTGGCCGACCAGCTACCGAAAAACGAAGACGACCGTCGCCTCTTCATTCTTGGACACGGACCCCACTGGCCGCTGGCCCTCGCGGTCCACGTCGCCATGACGCCCGAGATCGGGGTCTCGGCCGCCAGGCAGCTGGCCATCGAGCTCCAGGTTACCGCGCGTGAGCACCCTTCCCTGGTGCGCGGCGCGGTCCCCCTGCTCGACGGCCACGCGGCCGCGCGCATCTTGGGAGTCGCGCCGGGCCCGGCGGTCGGCGAGGCACTTCGCGGTCTGGTACGTGCCCAGGCCCTCGGCCTGGTCACCACCCGTGACGAGGCCGAGGAC
Above is a window of bacterium DNA encoding:
- a CDS encoding CCA tRNA nucleotidyltransferase, with the protein product MTRASVGERILRHPLAALVAGRAGRSGHPACHAVGGIVRDAVLSVDTIDLDITVASQGGALASSLAEESTGTCIALGGDRFSSYRVVAGDFQVDVWDRAGGGLVADLERRDLTINSIAWGFEDGKLHDPFAGLSDLAERMLRATKGDCFERDPLRVLRLARFHTFLDGFKIDSTTANAARDAAVRLERTAVERVRDELHRTLAADSTHLALGSLSELGALAVLVPETADPSASASLLESAGRLDQYLTLLAAELSEREWRREDRRVAAISLLLAHQSDGLSITATTGLERRGLTTRKTLRAAIRLLADQLPKNEDDRRLFILGHGPHWPLALAVHVAMTPEIGVSAARQLAIELQVTAREHPSLVRGAVPLLDGHAAARILGVAPGPAVGEALRGLVRAQALGLVTTRDEAEDFLRKQKPIATTLRPPSGAD